In one Drosophila gunungcola strain Sukarami chromosome 2R unlocalized genomic scaffold, Dgunungcola_SK_2 000011F, whole genome shotgun sequence genomic region, the following are encoded:
- the LOC128255401 gene encoding uncharacterized protein LOC128255401 isoform X1, whose translation MPDARCPRPADMRIGWVLVLLHLGIISSSWAINCPWPCRCTWVVDSLYADCSRRSLWTYPDFEGIPVEHLDLSGNKFAEFPTQYADIDSLLYLDLSNNHISAIGSKTLIGFTSLRTLLLANNSIGSWEALSPNEAFKFAPNLKRLGLNGNILGGFGNGESFELLSSQSLTELDLSSCEITTLGGDQLVNQLPSLERLNLANNKLAQIAALPSRTLRALDLSNCSIQELSGIFLDAMQNLEALNLSRNTQLQFGSLSKDPVLSFMLRRLDVSFCNLDAIELSGLPQLTELRLRGNLLMVVDASTFANNTMLEVLDLSENVLRLIGQDAFASLKRLKVLSLAFNEIARLDRNVIRNNDVLVELNLSRNVLQKLTKLVSNSVRTINMSWCEITSIESTALSSLSAIQKLDLSNNLISDIPSFMRSETLQQLNLANCRLTTVRNNTFREFPELADLHLNGNRLTSPIPPRYFGGNKFLDQLWLGDNPWICDCHSPLFVEFYDYLTSKPAKIKDRNHLRCAAPAIFYGKLWEFACADVWIVNARSSSNGEKAWSVIMITLLVLGVLVLSYACLQKFLRKRKLRNSEREFEENDDELRRIRDLNDRILLEDATPSLQHAQEISLLPSYEDALRMPKLVRPVKSMMDLSGPQRARNSRKLRRSQTQADGEGSQSEAEAEDGLQLDSRQRFRSVEMLSNRDKERTAQYGPYRRTGYMEYNQSGSRRFSIEDSRFPAAHLKTQNLQSAEQLGNFQSYENSPYTKRKPKIAEIPPFKRVNMMADSVEFLTDPEFEEVGTKGGSPFAKRKPKPPLPPPNLKVSAQVYTLQQSPVLELDPAIEDYFSAAKKQPSSSTIASDFQELDGPELKSLPDDNRSSASRSDADQDLERGKRKKRKNSASRRVSGSFTAANAAESSSSDSEQHALVHKPMRETLF comes from the exons ATGCCCGATGCTCGATGCCCGCGACCAGCAG ACATGAGGATCGGCTGGGTCCTGGTGCTGCTGCATCTGGGGATCATCTCCTCCAGCTGGGCCATCAATTGTCCTTGGCCCTGTCGTTGCACCTGGGTGGTGGACAGTTTGTATGCAGACTGCTCGAGGAGGAGTCTCTGGACCTATCCCGACTTCGAAGGCATTCCCGTGGAGCACTTGGATCTGTCCGGAAATAAGTTTGCGGAATTCCCCACCCAATATGCGGACATAGACTCCCTGCTCTACCTGGATCTCTCCAACAACCACATCTCAGCCATTGGGAGCAAGACTCTGATTGGCTTCACTTCTCTGAGAACTCTGCTGCTGGCCAATAACTCCATTGGTTCGTGGGAAGCACTCAGTCCCAATGAGGCCTTCAAATTTGCCCCGAACCTGAAGCGTTTGGGTCTCAATGGCAACATATTGGGAGGTTTTGGCAATGGCGAGAGCTTTGAGCTGCTGAGCAGTCAGTCCCTGACCGAACTGGATCTGTCTTCCTGTGAGATTACCACGCTTGGAGGAGACCAGCTGGTGAATCAGCTGCCCAGCCTCGAACGCCTTAATCTGGCCAACAACAAGCTGGCCCAAATCGCAGCCTTGCCCTCGAGAACACTGCGGGCCCTCGACCTGAGTAACTGCAGCATTCAGGAGTTGTCCGGGATCTTCCTCGATGCCATGCAAAATCTGGAGGCCCTCAACTTGTCCCGCAATACGCAACTGCAGTTTGGCAGCCTCTCCAAGGATCCCGTGCTGAGCTTCATGTTGCGACGCCTGGATGTGTCCTTCTGCAACTTGGATGCCATAGAACTGAGTGGCTTGCCCCAGCTGACGGAGCTGCGCCTGCGGGGCAATCTTCTGATGGTGGTGGACGCCAGTACCTTTGCCAACAACACCATGCTGGAGGTGCTGGATCTATCCGAGAACGTGCTGCGCCTCATTGGCCAGGATGCCTTTGCCAGCCTGAAGCGCCTGAAAGTGCTGAGCCTGGCCTTCAATGAAATAGCCCGGCTGGACAGGAATGTGATACGGAACAACGATGTGCTGGTCGAGCTCAATCTCAGTCGAAATGTGCTGCAAAAGCTGACCAAGTTGGTGTCCAATTCGGTGCGCACCATAAACATGAGCTGGTGCGAAATCACCTCGATTGAAAGTACGGCACTGTCCAGTCTCTCGGCCATTCAGAAATTGGACTTATCCAACAATCTAATCAGTGATATACCCAGCTTTATGAGGTCGGAAACGTTACAGCAACTGAATCTGGCCAACTGCAG gCTAACTACTGTACGCAACAACACCTTCAGGGAGTTCCCCGAGCTGGCGGATCTTCATCTGAATGGAAATCGACTGACGAGTCCCATTCCTCCGCGTTACTTTGGGGGCAACAAGTTCCTGGATCAGTTGTGGCTGGGCGACAATCCCTGGATTTGTGACTGCCACAGTCCGCTCTTCGTGGAGTTCTACGACTATTTGACATCCAAACCAGCCAAG ATAAAGGATAGAAACCACTTGCGTTGCGCTGCTCCTGCCATTTTCTATGGCAAACTTTGGGAGTTTGCCTGCGCGGATGTGTGGATTGTCAATGCCAGGAGCAGTAGTAATGGCGAGAAGGCCTGGTCGGTTATAATGATTACCCTCCTGGTGCTGGGTGTCCTTGTCTTGTCCTATGCCTGTCTGCAAAAGTTCCTCAGGAAGCGAAAGCTGCGAAACAGCGAACGGGAGTTCGAGGAGAACGATGATGAACTGCGCCGCAT ACGTGACCTCAACGATCGTATCCTGCTGGAGGACGCCACTCCCAGTCTGCAGCATGCCCAGGAGATCAGTCTGCTGCCCTCCTACGAAGATGCCCTGCGAATGCCCAAGCTGGTGAGGCCAGTGAAGTCAATGATGGACCTCTCGGGACCCCAAAGAGCCCGCAACTCCCGCAAGCTGAGACGATCGCAAACGCAGGCCGACGGTGAGGGCTCCCAgtcggaggcggaggcggaggacgGACTGCAGCTGGACTCTCGCCAGCGATTCCGCAGCGTGGAGATGCTCTCGAATCGGGACAAGGAAAGAACGGCCCAGTATGGACCGTATAGGCGAACCGGTTACATGGAGTACAATCAGTCGGGCAGCCGGCGCTTCAGCATCGAGGACTCCCGCTTCCCGGCGGCCCACTTAAAGACCCAGAATCTGCAGAGTGCCGAGCAGTTGGGGAACTTCCAGAGCTACGAGAACAGTCCCTATACGAAGCGCAAGCCGAAAATCGCCGAGATACCGCCTTTCAAGAGGGTCAATATGATGGCCGACAGCGTGGAGTTCCTCACCGATCCGGAGTTCGAGGAGGTGGGCACCAAGGGCGGCAGTCCGTTTGCCAAAAGGAAGCCAAAGCCACCGCTGCCACCGCCCAACCTAAAAGTGAGCGCCCAGGTGTACACGCTGCAGCAGAGTCCGGTGTTGGAACTGGATCCCGCCATCGAGGACTACTTCAGCGCGGCCAAGAAGCAGCCCTCGTCGTCCACCATTGCCAGCGACTTCCAGGAGCTGGACGGGCCGGAACTGAAGTCCCTGCCGGACGACAATCGATCGAGTGCGTCTCGATCGGACGCGGACCAGGATCTGGAGCGCGGCAAGCGCAAGAAGCGTAAGAACTCGGCCAGTCGGCGGGTGAGCGGCAGTTTTACGGCCGCCAACGCCGCCGAAAGTTCCTCCAGCGACTCCGAACAACACGCCCTGGTGCACAAGCCCATGCGAGAGACTCTATTTTAG
- the LOC128255401 gene encoding uncharacterized protein LOC128255401 isoform X2: MRIGWVLVLLHLGIISSSWAINCPWPCRCTWVVDSLYADCSRRSLWTYPDFEGIPVEHLDLSGNKFAEFPTQYADIDSLLYLDLSNNHISAIGSKTLIGFTSLRTLLLANNSIGSWEALSPNEAFKFAPNLKRLGLNGNILGGFGNGESFELLSSQSLTELDLSSCEITTLGGDQLVNQLPSLERLNLANNKLAQIAALPSRTLRALDLSNCSIQELSGIFLDAMQNLEALNLSRNTQLQFGSLSKDPVLSFMLRRLDVSFCNLDAIELSGLPQLTELRLRGNLLMVVDASTFANNTMLEVLDLSENVLRLIGQDAFASLKRLKVLSLAFNEIARLDRNVIRNNDVLVELNLSRNVLQKLTKLVSNSVRTINMSWCEITSIESTALSSLSAIQKLDLSNNLISDIPSFMRSETLQQLNLANCRLTTVRNNTFREFPELADLHLNGNRLTSPIPPRYFGGNKFLDQLWLGDNPWICDCHSPLFVEFYDYLTSKPAKIKDRNHLRCAAPAIFYGKLWEFACADVWIVNARSSSNGEKAWSVIMITLLVLGVLVLSYACLQKFLRKRKLRNSEREFEENDDELRRIRDLNDRILLEDATPSLQHAQEISLLPSYEDALRMPKLVRPVKSMMDLSGPQRARNSRKLRRSQTQADGEGSQSEAEAEDGLQLDSRQRFRSVEMLSNRDKERTAQYGPYRRTGYMEYNQSGSRRFSIEDSRFPAAHLKTQNLQSAEQLGNFQSYENSPYTKRKPKIAEIPPFKRVNMMADSVEFLTDPEFEEVGTKGGSPFAKRKPKPPLPPPNLKVSAQVYTLQQSPVLELDPAIEDYFSAAKKQPSSSTIASDFQELDGPELKSLPDDNRSSASRSDADQDLERGKRKKRKNSASRRVSGSFTAANAAESSSSDSEQHALVHKPMRETLF, translated from the exons ATGAGGATCGGCTGGGTCCTGGTGCTGCTGCATCTGGGGATCATCTCCTCCAGCTGGGCCATCAATTGTCCTTGGCCCTGTCGTTGCACCTGGGTGGTGGACAGTTTGTATGCAGACTGCTCGAGGAGGAGTCTCTGGACCTATCCCGACTTCGAAGGCATTCCCGTGGAGCACTTGGATCTGTCCGGAAATAAGTTTGCGGAATTCCCCACCCAATATGCGGACATAGACTCCCTGCTCTACCTGGATCTCTCCAACAACCACATCTCAGCCATTGGGAGCAAGACTCTGATTGGCTTCACTTCTCTGAGAACTCTGCTGCTGGCCAATAACTCCATTGGTTCGTGGGAAGCACTCAGTCCCAATGAGGCCTTCAAATTTGCCCCGAACCTGAAGCGTTTGGGTCTCAATGGCAACATATTGGGAGGTTTTGGCAATGGCGAGAGCTTTGAGCTGCTGAGCAGTCAGTCCCTGACCGAACTGGATCTGTCTTCCTGTGAGATTACCACGCTTGGAGGAGACCAGCTGGTGAATCAGCTGCCCAGCCTCGAACGCCTTAATCTGGCCAACAACAAGCTGGCCCAAATCGCAGCCTTGCCCTCGAGAACACTGCGGGCCCTCGACCTGAGTAACTGCAGCATTCAGGAGTTGTCCGGGATCTTCCTCGATGCCATGCAAAATCTGGAGGCCCTCAACTTGTCCCGCAATACGCAACTGCAGTTTGGCAGCCTCTCCAAGGATCCCGTGCTGAGCTTCATGTTGCGACGCCTGGATGTGTCCTTCTGCAACTTGGATGCCATAGAACTGAGTGGCTTGCCCCAGCTGACGGAGCTGCGCCTGCGGGGCAATCTTCTGATGGTGGTGGACGCCAGTACCTTTGCCAACAACACCATGCTGGAGGTGCTGGATCTATCCGAGAACGTGCTGCGCCTCATTGGCCAGGATGCCTTTGCCAGCCTGAAGCGCCTGAAAGTGCTGAGCCTGGCCTTCAATGAAATAGCCCGGCTGGACAGGAATGTGATACGGAACAACGATGTGCTGGTCGAGCTCAATCTCAGTCGAAATGTGCTGCAAAAGCTGACCAAGTTGGTGTCCAATTCGGTGCGCACCATAAACATGAGCTGGTGCGAAATCACCTCGATTGAAAGTACGGCACTGTCCAGTCTCTCGGCCATTCAGAAATTGGACTTATCCAACAATCTAATCAGTGATATACCCAGCTTTATGAGGTCGGAAACGTTACAGCAACTGAATCTGGCCAACTGCAG gCTAACTACTGTACGCAACAACACCTTCAGGGAGTTCCCCGAGCTGGCGGATCTTCATCTGAATGGAAATCGACTGACGAGTCCCATTCCTCCGCGTTACTTTGGGGGCAACAAGTTCCTGGATCAGTTGTGGCTGGGCGACAATCCCTGGATTTGTGACTGCCACAGTCCGCTCTTCGTGGAGTTCTACGACTATTTGACATCCAAACCAGCCAAG ATAAAGGATAGAAACCACTTGCGTTGCGCTGCTCCTGCCATTTTCTATGGCAAACTTTGGGAGTTTGCCTGCGCGGATGTGTGGATTGTCAATGCCAGGAGCAGTAGTAATGGCGAGAAGGCCTGGTCGGTTATAATGATTACCCTCCTGGTGCTGGGTGTCCTTGTCTTGTCCTATGCCTGTCTGCAAAAGTTCCTCAGGAAGCGAAAGCTGCGAAACAGCGAACGGGAGTTCGAGGAGAACGATGATGAACTGCGCCGCAT ACGTGACCTCAACGATCGTATCCTGCTGGAGGACGCCACTCCCAGTCTGCAGCATGCCCAGGAGATCAGTCTGCTGCCCTCCTACGAAGATGCCCTGCGAATGCCCAAGCTGGTGAGGCCAGTGAAGTCAATGATGGACCTCTCGGGACCCCAAAGAGCCCGCAACTCCCGCAAGCTGAGACGATCGCAAACGCAGGCCGACGGTGAGGGCTCCCAgtcggaggcggaggcggaggacgGACTGCAGCTGGACTCTCGCCAGCGATTCCGCAGCGTGGAGATGCTCTCGAATCGGGACAAGGAAAGAACGGCCCAGTATGGACCGTATAGGCGAACCGGTTACATGGAGTACAATCAGTCGGGCAGCCGGCGCTTCAGCATCGAGGACTCCCGCTTCCCGGCGGCCCACTTAAAGACCCAGAATCTGCAGAGTGCCGAGCAGTTGGGGAACTTCCAGAGCTACGAGAACAGTCCCTATACGAAGCGCAAGCCGAAAATCGCCGAGATACCGCCTTTCAAGAGGGTCAATATGATGGCCGACAGCGTGGAGTTCCTCACCGATCCGGAGTTCGAGGAGGTGGGCACCAAGGGCGGCAGTCCGTTTGCCAAAAGGAAGCCAAAGCCACCGCTGCCACCGCCCAACCTAAAAGTGAGCGCCCAGGTGTACACGCTGCAGCAGAGTCCGGTGTTGGAACTGGATCCCGCCATCGAGGACTACTTCAGCGCGGCCAAGAAGCAGCCCTCGTCGTCCACCATTGCCAGCGACTTCCAGGAGCTGGACGGGCCGGAACTGAAGTCCCTGCCGGACGACAATCGATCGAGTGCGTCTCGATCGGACGCGGACCAGGATCTGGAGCGCGGCAAGCGCAAGAAGCGTAAGAACTCGGCCAGTCGGCGGGTGAGCGGCAGTTTTACGGCCGCCAACGCCGCCGAAAGTTCCTCCAGCGACTCCGAACAACACGCCCTGGTGCACAAGCCCATGCGAGAGACTCTATTTTAG